The following proteins are encoded in a genomic region of Drosophila willistoni isolate 14030-0811.24 chromosome 3R, UCI_dwil_1.1, whole genome shotgun sequence:
- the LOC6650437 gene encoding zinc finger protein 32: protein MAMLCRTCGQQVHALNSKHLFDEDGMEIIRNIKILTGILITSQADMPENICVNCLLDVNNAIEFRERCIQMHNHLLEQYTKDAMEHNKLEREPSIGIEDEQDTKETQIEDYNDLIYEVDEKEDEFLICSPAAQSIHEVSGEDDDDEPHMTAEDYALIYDEEVHEEEVRSQASPATSISSNSLQVPGFRPRRRIPSSERKPPPKRKKPTEPFFCDQCGKSFWEKGNLVVHMKRHDAKKYECPECGRKEFTAHLLNLHIRIKHKGELPYECKFCGQRFDNSLKRLKHERVIHIKYVFPRPYKCQICDKSFKDKTSFAKHGSIHSGEKPHQCEVCQTSFNQKRTLVNHYRSKQHIKNYEAQKKRLS, encoded by the exons ATGGCAATGCTTTGCCGAACCTGTGGCCAACAAGTGCATGCTTTAAATTCCAAGCATTTGTTTGATGAAGATGGCATGGAAATTATCCGAAATATTAAGATTCTAACGGGCATTTTG ATAACTAGTCAAGCAGATATGCCAGAAAATATCTGTGTAAATTGCCTATTGGATGTAAATAATGCTATTGAATTTCGGGAACGTTGCATCCAGATGCACAACCATTTGCTAGAGCAGTACACAAAAGATGCCATGGAGCATAATAAACTGGAAAGGGAACCTTCAATAGGCATAGAGGATGAGCAAGATACAAAAGAGACGCAAATTGAAGATTACAATGACTTGATATATGAAGTGGATGAGAAGGAGGATGAATTTCTAATCTGTTCTCCCGCTGCCCAATCAATTCACGAAGTTAGTGGAgaagatgatgacgatgaaCCACACATGACTGCAGAAGACTATGCCTTGATATACGACGAAGAAGTGCACGAAGAAGAGGTGAGAAGTCAGGCATCACCTGCTACTTCAATATCCTCCAATTCCTTACAAGTGCCCGGATTCCGCCCACGAAGGCGTATACCATCAAGTGAACGAAAACCTCCACCAAAACGCAAAAAACCAACAGAGCCGTTTTTCTGTGACCAATGTGGTAAATCCTTTTGGGAAAAAGGTAATCTTGTTGTCCATATGAAACGACATGATGCCAAGAAATACGAGTGTCCAGAATGTGGACGAAAAGAATTTACTGCCCATCTCCTGAATTTACATATACGTATCAAACACAAAGGAGAATTGCCCTATGAATGCAAATTCTGTGGCCAGCGATTTGATAATAGTTTGAAGCGGCTTAAACATGAAAG GGTTATTCATATTAAGTATGTATTTCCGCGTCCATATAAATGTCAAATATGCGACAAAAGTTTTAAAGATAAAACCTCATTTGCTAAACATGGTTCTATACATTCGGGTGAAAAACCACATCA aTGTGAGGTTTGTCAGACTTCTTTTAATCAGAAAAGAACATTGGTAAATCATTATCGTAGTAAGCAACATATAAAAAACTATGaggcgcaaaaaaaaagattaagttaa
- the LOC6650441 gene encoding protein sarah, with amino-acid sequence MSDAAKSNNNAAKSSAAADEAVANGSEESTQRSSHNKNKMKSTQNSSGGGSSAGGNSIDKLSPDQDIYINAADGLPSQHPTLPPESAVDSDTEPEVDPDSFDDLPTSIIVTNIHSEVFTNPELKHDMEELFRTFSDSATFQWLRSFRRLRVNYDNAIAAANARIKLHQYEFNKKTVITCYFAQPVTPVNNKNLQPPAPVKQFLISPPASPPAGWEPREEAEPLVNHDLLAALASLTPGESHELHPQSEDQPAIIVHTAMVPEGGTGGTGLPIVQTKCPERV; translated from the coding sequence ATGTCCGACGCGGCCAAGTCCAATAATAATGCCGCCAAGAGTAGTGCAGCAGCAGATGAGGCAGTAGCAAATGGATCTGAAGAATCGACGCAACGCAGCAgtcacaacaaaaacaaaatgaaatccaCACAaaacagcagcggcggcggcagcagcgcTGGCGGCAATAGTATAGACAAACTCTCACCGGATCAGGATATCTATATTAATGCTGCAGATGGCCTACCCAGCCAGCATCCAACTCTGCCACCCGAAAGCGCTGTCGACAGCGATACAGAGCCTGAAGTAGATCCGGACTCATTTGACGATTTGCCCACATCGATAATTGTCACTAATATACACTCGGAGGTGTTTACCAATCCGGAACTGAAGCATGACATGGAAGAGCTTTTCCGCACATTCAGCGACTCGGCCACCTTCCAATGGTTGCGCAGTTTTCGCCGACTGCGGGTCAATTATGACAATGCCATTGCAGCAGCCAATGCACGCATAAAACTACATCAGTATGAGTTTAATAAGAAGACCGTTATCACTTGCTATTTCGCGCAGCCGGTGACTCCGGTCAACAACAAGAATCTACAGCCGCCGGCTCCTGTTAAACAGTTCCTTATCTCGCCGCCCGCCTCGCCGCCAGCGGGATGGGAGCCACGCGAGGAGGCTGAACCCTTGGTCAATCATGATCTGCTAGCCGCATTGGCCAGCCTAACTCCAGGTGAATCCCATGAATTACATCCACAGAGCGAGGATCAGCCGGCAATAATAGTGCACACGGCAATGGTGCCCGAAGGCGGCACTGGTGGCACAGGATTGCCCATTGTGCAGACGAAATGTCCGGAGCGCGTATAA
- the LOC6650438 gene encoding single-stranded DNA-binding protein, mitochondrial, producing the protein MQQQKRLLPLMLNALRQLPARGAATATTTAAPAKIEKTVNNVTILGRVGADPQLRGSQEHPVVTFSVATHTNYKYENGDWAQRTDWHRVVVFKPNLRDTVLEYLKKGQRTMVQGKISYGEITDQQGNQKTSTSIIADDVLFFRDANN; encoded by the exons atgcaacaacaaaaacgactT CTGCCACTTATGTTAAATGCGTTGCGCCAATTGCCGGCACGAGGAGCcgccacagcaacaacaactgcagctCCCGCCAAAATTGAAAAAA CTGTGAATAATGTAACCATATTGGGTCGAGTGGGAGCAGATCCCCAATTGCGAGGATCCCAAGAGCATCCGGTGGTTACCTTCTCTGTGGCCACCCACACCAACTACAA ATACGAAAACGGCGACTGGGCCCAGCGTACAGATTGGCATCGTGTGGTAGTTTTCAAGCCCAATTTGCGGGACACAGTTCTTGAGTATCTGAAGAAGGGACAACGCACAATGGTCCAAGGCAAAATTTCCTATGGCGAGATTACAGATCAGCAGGGAAATCAAAAGACCAGTACCAGCATTATAGCCGATGATGTGCTCTTCTTCCGTGATGCCAACAACTAG
- the LOC6650440 gene encoding organic cation transporter protein, with amino-acid sequence MAVDYVLEDLMGKLGEFGKYQFLQFFLQVLSALTAGLHMLSLVTVAAVPEHRCFIEGIDNGTFSQVPWNTSDILAAIPLKDNGELDSCHMYDPLDNRTIVTCTQYVYDNTYYKDSRTIDWNFVCDRRWLGAIVQTVYMLGVFTGAVTLGGLADKVGRKTVFCWSALLQLIIGVGVAFIPEYFSFMAARFVLGIVGSAGAYICGFVLTMELVGPTKRTVCGITFQAVFAGGIMLVAGWGALIHNRQLLQVVYGLHGCLFLGHWWWLDESPRWLWMQGRAAEAVDIVAKGLRINGSGIPIDKDYFVQKAKQQSAMEEKSSAGLKDLFRTPNLRMKTLNVCLCWFANSIVYYGLSLSAGKLYGNPYLILFIMGLVEFPSYLTIVFILDRLGRRSITSTLMLGGGLCCIIAAFIAQGSTTSTSVVMLGKLLIAGSFAVIYNYSAELFPTVVRNSAMGLGSMCARLSGALTPLITLLDSFDPKIPAVLFGVVAIGSGFWVMFLPETMNQPMPESIEDGENFGKGDTWFSQCAGRKPRQNSIFDDPEQTVPLKKIESGK; translated from the exons ATGGCTGTGGATTATGTTCTAGAGGATCTTATGGGAAAGTTGG GGGAATTTGGTAAATACCAATTCCTTCAATTCTTCCTGCAAGTATTATCCGCCTTGACTGCTGGTCTGCATATGCTCTCACTGGTCACAGTTGCCGCTGTGCCCGAGCATCGTTGTTTCATTGAGGGCATCGATAATGGCACCTTCTCCCAGGTGCCATGGAATACCAGTGATATACTCGCCGCCATACCGTTAAAGGATAATGGCGAATTGGATTCCTGCCATATGTACGATCCCTTGGATAATCGAACAATAGTGACATGCACTCAATATGTCTATGATAATACATACTACAAGGATTCGAGGACAATCGATTGGAATTTTGTTTGTGATCGCCGTTGGCTGGGTGCCATAGTCCAGACTGTCTACATGTTGGGCGTATTCACCGGTGCAGTGACTCTGGGCGGTTTGGCTGATAAAGTTGGTCGCAAAACTGTATTCTGTTGGTCGGCATTGCTGCAGTTAATTATCGGTGTGGGCGTGGCCTTTATACCCGAATACTTTAGTTTCATGGCAGCTCGCTTTGTGCTGGGTATTGTGGGTTCAGCAGGAGCTTATATATGTGGATTTGTGTTAACCATGGAACTGGTAGGGCCCACCAAACGTACAGTCTGCGGCATAACATTCCAG GCTGTTTTTGCTGGAGGCATTATGCTAGTGGCTGGTTGGGGAGCTCTTATCCATAATAGGCAATTGCTGCAGGTTGTCTATGGTCTACATGGATGCCTCTTCTTGGGCCACTGGTGGTGGCTGGATGAATCACCGCGTTGGCTCTGGATGCAAGGACGTGCTGCCGAGGCCGTGGACATTGTGGCCAAGGGTTTGCGTATCAATGGTTCGGGAATTCCAATCGATAAGGATTACTTTGTGCAGAAGGCCAAACAACAATCGGCAATGGAAGAGAAATCTAGTGCCGGTCTTAAGGATCTCTTCCGTACTCCCAATCTGAGAATGAAAACTCTGAATGTTTGCCTCTGTTGGTTCGCCAATTCCATTGTCTACTATGGACTCTCGCTGAGCGCTGGCAAGCTCTATGGCAATCCGTATCTTATACTCTTCATTATGGGCCTGGTGGAGTTCCCCAGTTATCTGACTATTGTCTTTATACTCGATCGCTTGGGACGACGTTCCATCACCTCCACTCTGATGCTGGGTGGTGGCCTGTGCTGCATTATTGCCGCTTTCATTGCCCAAGGTAGCACCACATCGACATCGGTGGTGATGTTAGGCAAACTATTGATAGCCGGTTCATTTGCTGTCATCTACAATTATTCCGCCGAACTCTTCCCCACTGTGGTACGCAACTCGGCCATGGGCTTGGGCTCCATGTGTGCCCGTTTATCGGGAGCTCTGACCCCATTGATTACTTTACTGGACTCGTTTGATCCCAAAATACCCGCTGTTCTTTTTGGAGTTGTGGCTATTGGTTCTGGCTTCTGGGTTATGTTTTTGCCGGAGACAATGAATCAACCGATGCCCGAATCAATTGAGGATGGTGAAAACTTTGGCAAAGGTGATACTTGGTTCAGTCAGTGTGCTGGTCGTAAACCACGACAGAATAGTATTTTCGATGATCCTGAGCAAACGGTGCcactaaaaaaaattgaaagtggCAAgtga
- the LOC6650439 gene encoding uncharacterized protein LOC6650439 — protein sequence MCEPATKDPMSFLYLDLMANHLLRDIEEATKDFNDKMVFLREQESNILENVKNLISIDEFLDLLRKCVVKMEIELSDNENGLIEAERTVARLERSLTGCESLDGKWIPLQRSTYKHLLKLLLSADRSYAQCACLKDEIEDYNQELIGKVAPEKMIGDIIDYHNKSLELLERQISELESQTEVLKLNFDQISKDMDISSLSTKLTCQTGQEIMADKNKFQLFKK from the exons ATGTGTGAACCGGCAACCAAGGATCCCATGTCCTTTTTATATTTAGATCTAATGGCAAATCATTTGTTACGCGACATTGAAGAGGCGACAAAGGACTTTAATGATAAAATGGTATTCCTAAGGGAACAGGAAAGTAACATTTtggaaaatgttaaaaat cttATTTCCATTGATGAGTTCTTGGATTTACTCAGAAAGTGCGTAGTTAAAATGGAAATCGAATTAAGTGACAATGAGAATGGATTAATTGAAGCAGAAAGAACTGTGGCACGTCTGGAAAGATCGCTAACAGGTTGCGAATCCCTAGATGGTAAATGGATACCCCTACAACGTAGCACTTATAAACATCTCTTGAAATTACTTTTATCGGCCGATCGATCATACGCTCAATGCGCTTGTCTTAAGGATGAGATTGAAGATTATAATCAAGAATTGATTGGAAAAGTGGCACCTGAAAAAATG ATCGGCGATATAATTGATTACCATAACAAATCTTTGGAGTTGTTGGAGCGACAGATTAGTGAATTGGAATCTCAAACGGAAGTCTTAAAGTtaaattttgatcaaatttctAAGGATATGGATATCAGCAGTCTAAGCACAAAGCTCACTTGCCAAACTGGCCAAGAGATCATGGCCGATAAAAATAAGTTTCAATTATTTAAGAAATAA